The following are from one region of the Coffea eugenioides isolate CCC68of chromosome 2, Ceug_1.0, whole genome shotgun sequence genome:
- the LOC113759896 gene encoding disease resistance protein RPS2-like → MCKPVAEFQRWIYQEKFAVCRMPVPLPVGQAVTAAHEDAKGCFLYIKHRRRHVIDLPRNFESLKRQVNSLLTHWNVVNDDINRQSATIWINDNYTARYDDLCQIWIDYQENFIKKYKKIVGLESYAVGAAGNQIPAHELLAASKGWKNKFCTPTFYKLARLDKDVVKFTTEVSNLENKITLEHVTSPINPQIVVRQGAKELTDVPSHHGLLVELQLCLYVAGCRRIAIYGAPQVGKTNILKNLNNLLVRCPRGLEFDYVVWVTFPTDLPKPDDIVNNVQEKILERLNLSGQNSVSGKKEVISRALREKSYLLLFDGFSSSIELEDIGISEEHEHGKVIIEAKDPHLLRNFKFHKEIHLEKLPPEDSRKLFDKIIADETFCKENRDLGDLILKELGGLPGVIASTAGQLKSNKRVQYWDGVKQRLKADIWDNNLVGLAGVKSAFDTAYSKLKENDRKCILYAALFPKEFTIPIDILVECWKAEEFLRCPIPTFSYARREGACVLNQLTELYLLERCSEHHVKMPINYRRVALETPFPGEKIATSFVRSGPEIDGHLKDEEWEMARRVSLMRSQLEELPVSLKCGGISTLFLQLNPDLRIIEEPFFTSMKKLRVLDLHSTGIKLLPHSISNLTSLRSLYLNNGCDLTELPRKIVDLKELEVLDIRDTLTN, encoded by the coding sequence ATGTGCAAGCCAGTCGCGGAGTTTCAGCGTTGgatttatcaagaaaaatttgCAGTTTGCAGGATGCCAGTTCCGCTACCAGTTGGGCAAGCCGTTACAGCTGCACACGAGGATGCTAAAGGCTGCTTTCTGTACATAAAGCACAGGAGAAGGCATGTCATAGATTTACCCCGAAATTTTGAAAGTCTAAAACGTCAAGTGAACAGTCTCCTTACGCATTGGAATGTCGTAAATGACGATATAAATCGTCAATCAGCGACCATATGGATAAACGATAATTATACAGCTCGTTATGATGACTTGTGTCAGATATGGATTGATTACCAAGAGAACTTCATCAAGAAATACAAAAAGATAGTTGGACTTGAATCATATGCAGTGGGAGCAGCAGGAAACCAAATCCCGGCCCATGAATTGTTAGCTGCTTCCAAAGGTTGGAAGAACAAATTTTGTACCCCAACATTCTACAAGCTTGCAAGGCTGGATAAAGACGTTGTCAAGTTTACGACTGAAGTCTCTAATCTCGAAAATAAGATAACACTTGAGCACGTAACCAGTCCGATAAATCCGCAAATCGTTGTAAGACAGGGGGCTAAAGAACTGACTGATGTGCCTTCGCATCATGGGCTCCTTGTTGAACTGCAGCTCTGTTTATATGTGGCAGGCTGTAGGAGGATTGCCATCTATGGAGCACCACAAGTTGGGAaaacaaatattttgaaaaacttgAATAACTTGTTGGTTCGATGCCCTCGCGGCCTGGAATTCGACTATGTCGTTTGGGTGACCTTTCCGACTGATCTGCCAAAGCCAGATGACATCGTCAATAACGTACAAGAGAAAATTCTTGAGCGTCTGAACTTATCTGGGCAGAATAGTGTAAGTGGGAAAAAAGAAGTAATATCTAGAGCACTACGTGAGAAATCATATTTGCTGCTTTTTGACGGGTTCTCTTCATCAATTGAACTTGAGGACATTGGAATCTCTGAAGAGCATGAGCACGGGAAAGTCATCATTGAAGCTAAGGATCCACATCTCCTGAGgaattttaaatttcataaaGAAATCCATTTAGAGAAGCTACCACCTGAAGACTCAAGGAAATTGTTTGATAAGATCATTGCTGACGAAACATTTTGTAAAGAAAACAGAGATCTAGGTGACTTGATTCTAAAGGAGCTTGGTGGGCTTCCAGGTGTGATCGCATCTACAGCAGGACAGCTGAAAAGTAATAAACGAGTACAATACTGGGACGGTGTGAAGCAAAGATTGAAAGCTGATATTTGGGACAATAATCTTGTGGGCTTGGCAGGAGTAAAATCGGCTTTTGATACAGCTTATAGTAAATTGAAAGAGAATGATCGAAAGTGCATACTTTATGCAGCATTGTTTCCAAAAGAGTTCACAATTCCCATAGATATTTTGGTCGAATGTTGGAAAGCTGAAGAATTCCTAAGGTGTCCTATTCCTACATTCTCTTACGCAAGAAGAGAAGGAGCGTGTGTACTCAACCAGCTGACAGAGCTTTATCTCTTAGAGAGGTGTTCCGAACACCATGTCAAGATGCCAATAAACTATAGGAGAGTTGCACTTGAAACACCTTTCCCTGGGGAGAAAATTGCAACATCTTTTGTCAGGTCAGGTCCAGAGATAGACGGACACCTAAAAGACGAAGAATGGGAGATGGCCAGAAGGGTGTCTTTGATGCGAAGCCAATTAGAGGAATTACCTGTGAGCTTGAAATGTGGGGGCATATCAACACTATTTCTGCAACTTAACCCAGACTTGAGAATCATTGAGGAACCGTTCTTCACAAGTATGAAGAAACTTCGAGTTTTAGACCTGCACAGCACAGGAATAAAATTGTTGCCACATTCTATCTCCAACTTGACATCGCTCCGGAGTTTATACCTCAACAATGGCTGTGACTTAACTGAGCTCCCACGTAAAATAGTAGACCTCAAGGAGCTCGAAGTTCTTGATATTCGAGACACCTTAACTAACTAA